Genomic window (Gasterosteus aculeatus chromosome 13, fGasAcu3.hap1.1, whole genome shotgun sequence):
TGAAGACCAGACTATAAAATAAAGACCAGACTATAGAATAAAGACCAGGCTATAGACTGAAGACCAGACTATAGAATAAAGACCAGACTATAGAATAAAGACCAGGCTATAGACTGAAGACCAGACTATAAAATAAAGACCAGACTATAGAATAAAGACCAGGCTATAGACTGAAGACCAGACTATAGAATAAAGACCAGACTATAGAATAAAGACCAGGCTATAGACTGAAGACCAGACTATAGAATAAAGACCAGGCTATAGACTGAAGACCAGACTATAGAATAAAGACCAGGCTATAGACTGAAGACCAGACTATAGAATAAAGACCAGGCTATAGACTGAAGACCAGACCTCCTCTCAGGAGATGCTCTGAAGCTTCTCCCTGGGATGTCCTGAGCTCCTGTGAGGTGGAAAGCTGATCTGAGGTCTGATGAGCTTGTGTTGTGTCCTCAGTGCTGTTTGCTGTTGGCTGTTTCTCTCGAGCTGCTGGTGAGTGTTTCAACAACTATTCGTGTCTGAATATTGATCTGGAGAAGCCCCCAAATACTAAATACAGAAtgctgatgatgaagatgatgaggatTGTGATGATGGAGAtgctggtgatggtgatgaCCTCTGTGTGTTTCCACAGAGGGAGAGGTCATCTACGCCTGTTTCAATGAGACCGCTGTGATGTCATGTGGTGAGAAAACACACTCGTCTTTGTCGTTAAAGTTTTTACATTTCGGGACAAATTCTTCGCTCAGAATGTTTTTACGCTTCAGTATGAGTTGAATTTGTGACCTTTTGGATTTTGTTCTgccaggctagctgtttccctctgtttccagtgtttgtgctaagctaaccagccgGGTTATGAATCTGAACATCTGCAGGGTTTACCACCAAAATGTCCCCCTGAGGACACTTCCTGTCCCATAAAACGCCCAACTTCATTCAGGGAGCAGGGTAATGacactgtcctcctcctccacctcctcctccttcttgtctCTTCTCCTCTAGATGTGGGAGCTAAGATCAAGCTGGATCACATCCTGTATAAGGTTGGCGTGGGGACGAGGTGTGGTGAAGGAAAGCGTTTCCCTGACGACGGACCTGAGACCTTCTGCTCCTTCCCCTGGGCggagatggtggtggaggacTTGTAAGAGGAGGAGATCCATTAATCACATCAACCTGCGCGCTCCACCTCTGGTTCTGACCCCACCCTCTGTCTCCAGGTGTGGCAACAAGAGGTCCTGCGAGGTCCCCGTCACCGAGCTGGTGTTTGGTGAATACCCCTGTAAGGAGCAGACCAGATACCTGGAGGTGTCCTATACCTGCGCCACCcctgctccaccacctcctcctccaaccaAACCTGACTGTACGTACACACTATGGATTTATACTGCTACTCTCTCAGGgactcttgcttgaaccctcaAACCAGGTTTTTACCCTCAAACACTCAATGAGGGTCTGAGGTTGAGGCTTCAGATAGGCTTACGGTGGTCTGGTTCAGGTCTAAGGTGGTCTGCTTCAGGTCTCAGATGATCTGGTTCAGGTCTTAGATGGTCTGGTTCAGGTCTCAGGTGGTCTTGTACAGGTCTCagatgtctggttcaggtctCAGGTGGTCCAGTTTAGGTCTGAGTTTTGGTCCAGATTTTGGGGTTCCGGCTCAGGGAGTCAGGTTTGGTTTTTtggaaagtgcaatttcatcaaataagctgatgtacaacttgctgtagataagaaccattataagtccaatgtaagtgctacagttagttagtgtgttagtggaggtagagtctgaagaggtgtgtctttagtctgaagatgtgaaggctctctgtggtcctgatgtcttcagagacctccttccaccatttaggagcaggacagcaaagagtggagatctagtggagtgttttgctctcagtgaggaggaacaagcagtttatcacatgcagagcggagaggtcagaggtcgggatgtcgggttggaccaggtcctggatgtaagctggacccgatccattcacagcatggtacctgagcaccagtgtttagaactggatgagccaccggtaccagtgaagagagcggaggagtggaggagtgagggagaacttaggaaggttaaagtggagctgctgcaagTGTTTGTGACAAACGTCATAATCGATTTGTTGTGTCGTCATTACAATGAGTCAATGAGTTAATGAGTCAATGAGTTAATGAGTCAATGAGTTAATGAGTCAATGAGTTAATGCGTCAATGAGTCAATGAGTTAATGAGTCAATGAGTTAATGAGTCAATGAGTTAATGCGTCAATGAGTCAATGAGTTAATGAGTCAATGAGTTAATGCGTCAATGAGTCAATGaatacttaacttgcactacaacgatggtaataatttaatgaataagcttcaagtgaacgcgtgtgtgtgtgtagctgagtGTGAGAGTTTATactatatgtacatatacacattatattatACTTATATTCTCTCCCTCCGTTTGTCTCTACAGGTGAAGATAAATCAGCTGATGAAGTCTGATGAAAGAGGAGATCAAAACTCACGAGTCAAAATGTTTGAAACAAATCTTTACTCCAGAAGGATTTAACATTAATAAAATCATCATCTTCTGCTCGTCTCACTTTTATTTGCCGTTGTACTGTTCTGGTATCTGGTATCTGGTATACCAGaacagtacaaaaataaatggtATAAATATtctggtttcggtgatcgactcttctGCCTTCTGACGTAGGACGATTATCTGATCGATTATCTGAAGACATCtagttcaaactaacgagacgggTTGATCAGCccgatgtcaatcatctcgttaATGTGAGCTGGATAATGGAACATTtcatcgacttagttgaaccacgtacgaggaacagggccctgaaTTCAgacatattaaaatgtatacaatGAAGACAGTATGGATtaaagatggaggaagaaatCATGAATTCAGTCATATTACTAATTACTAATTAAATGGTCTTTAAAAGGTTTTTGTCATTCCAGCTATTTTgacagaaaacagtaaaaacatgaTTTAAAATGAGGAAAGAACCCGATCACAGAGAGGTCTGGAGCAGACGTTCAAATTAGTAAAAGTATGAAATAAATCCCCTCGATTGTAAATCATATTTTAGACGTTGCCACGGTGACATTAAAGTGCtttacagtcactcagtctgacCAGGTGACGTCGGAGTGGATGAGAGCAGAATGGAGCTTCGTGGTGCGTTCAAGTGCACCTcagaaacattacattacactaaAAGGCTGTGCACACTTCTTCTACGGTAAAACAAATACAGAGGAGGCACCAAGCGATAACACGCTTCCAGACACAAATTGAGGACGGTGTCGTCTCAGCCGCACACGTAACACAATCCTGTGGGAGGCTTCTCTCccatcacatgacatcacattacatcacatcacatgacatcacatgtcatttatcagacgcttttatccaaagcgacttacaacaagaacatttcaaccataaggacacaaactcagaagaacaagaacaaaatgatcaaaaacttgctttttattttcctcaattTTGACATCAACAGTAAAATTGAAAagcaaatacataaaataaaataaaacctgtaaaaagaaaagaatttcTGATACAgaaaaaagtgtgtttattTTACGGAATTAGGACACAATTGAGCCTTAAAAATGGAACAAAAACCTGGAATATTCTGATATGATTTACAagttattcaaaagtacgtttagAGTTGTGCGGCTTAAAAATATCTGAAATGAGAAGTTTGTAAACTGAAAAGAAGATTTCTGCTGACATTTATTATTAGAAACTTAATGATCAGTGAGTGATAAAAATCATtcctaaaaataaatatgtacgaGACTGAaacgttttattaatgaaaaagctcaaaataaaaaagtgaataaatTAGCGAAAATAGTGCTGAAATTAAACAAACACTAAATTGCAGACGCCGCGTA
Coding sequences:
- the LOC120830196 gene encoding L-rhamnose-binding lectin ELEL-1-like; its protein translation is MVPLRLLVSFGLLFAVGCFSRAAEGEVIYACFNETAVMSCDVGAKIKLDHILYKVGVGTRCGEGKRFPDDGPETFCSFPWAEMVVEDLCGNKRSCEVPVTELVFGEYPCKEQTRYLEVSYTCATPAPPPPPPTKPDCEDKSADEV